From a region of the Halolamina sp. CBA1230 genome:
- the lysW gene encoding lysine biosynthesis protein LysW, with product MSEANCVTCGGTVALPNDVEVGEIVDCGSCGTELEVVGVDPVELDEAPDLAEDWGE from the coding sequence ATGTCAGAAGCGAACTGCGTGACCTGCGGTGGTACTGTCGCACTGCCCAACGACGTGGAGGTCGGCGAGATCGTCGACTGCGGGAGCTGTGGCACCGAACTCGAAGTCGTGGGCGTCGACCCCGTCGAACTGGACGAGGCGCCCGACCTCGCCGAAGACTGGGGGGAGTGA